One window of Chloroflexus aggregans DSM 9485 genomic DNA carries:
- a CDS encoding PIN/TRAM domain-containing protein produces MRLSLDFIVRWLGFGWMAYLGFWLGRTLSGPNPNAEQIWATVLLTIAGGSIGLILTQRLIINPLRSLFRQARTVPLSDVILVIMGCMLGLFAGVFATVPLSTLPAPYGNLFPTIVTAILVYFGASILYLRKHDLIELITLIRQQRAASTPPTKPSPEAVSPIAPETPQRRYLLDTSAIIDGRIAAVARTGFLEGMFLVPSFVLTELQLLADSNDDLRRQKGRRGLELLNQMQQSSPLPIEIINHDLPDALRVDDKLIELARQYHCPIITNDYNLNRVAGLQGITVLNMNQLSDALRPPVMQDQRLHVLIRNEGNTRQQGVGYLDDGTPVIVENARHLIGQTIEVIVTRIHQTQTGRLVFAVPVEEE; encoded by the coding sequence ATGCGACTGAGTCTCGACTTTATTGTGCGTTGGCTCGGCTTCGGCTGGATGGCCTATCTCGGTTTTTGGCTAGGCCGTACCCTCTCAGGCCCAAATCCGAATGCAGAGCAGATTTGGGCAACGGTGCTCCTCACGATCGCCGGCGGTTCGATTGGTCTTATTCTCACCCAGCGCTTAATTATCAATCCGCTTCGCTCACTTTTTCGCCAAGCCCGCACGGTGCCACTCAGCGACGTTATATTGGTGATCATGGGGTGTATGCTCGGTCTATTCGCCGGTGTCTTTGCAACTGTTCCATTATCTACATTACCCGCACCGTATGGCAACCTTTTCCCTACCATTGTTACCGCAATTCTTGTCTATTTCGGTGCATCGATTTTGTACTTGCGTAAACATGATCTGATAGAGCTGATCACGCTCATCCGCCAACAACGCGCTGCTTCCACTCCACCAACGAAACCTTCACCTGAAGCTGTATCGCCAATAGCACCAGAAACACCTCAACGTCGGTACTTGCTCGATACGAGCGCAATCATCGACGGTCGTATCGCTGCCGTCGCCCGTACCGGATTTTTAGAGGGAATGTTCTTGGTGCCTTCGTTTGTTCTTACCGAACTTCAGCTATTGGCCGACTCGAACGACGATCTCCGCCGCCAAAAGGGACGCCGCGGGCTTGAGTTGCTTAATCAGATGCAACAATCGTCACCGCTGCCTATCGAGATTATCAACCACGATCTACCCGATGCACTGCGGGTTGACGACAAACTGATCGAATTGGCGCGCCAATACCACTGCCCGATTATCACCAACGATTACAATCTCAATCGGGTCGCCGGTCTGCAAGGGATAACTGTCCTGAATATGAATCAGTTGAGTGATGCCCTCCGCCCACCGGTTATGCAAGACCAACGACTGCACGTGCTGATTCGCAACGAGGGCAATACGCGCCAGCAAGGGGTTGGTTATCTCGATGATGGTACGCCGGTGATTGTAGAAAATGCCCGTCATCTGATCGGACAAACGATTGAAGTGATTGTGACCCGC
- the radA gene encoding DNA repair protein RadA — protein MAKTRTIFVCQQCGAQQSRWMGRCPECGAWDSLVEQLIAPARATGTGRPTALGQNQPTRLRDIPLADFQRLPVYAEEFARVLGGGLVPGSVVLIGGDPGVGKSTLLGQVAAHFAASVGPALYVSAEESAQQIRMRAERLGLTADDLFILAETSLDLIIEHIRTLRPRLVIVDSIQTVYLPELTSAAGSVSQVREGALRLMQLAKETAIPIVLVGHVTKEGAIAGPRVLEHIVDVVLYLEGDRFHQFRLLRGVKNRFGSTNEVGVFEMAGDGLREVRNPSQVFLAERNTHSPGSTVAVTLEGTRPLLVEVQALTSHTANAQPRRTTNGFDLNRLLMLTAVLMKRVGLPLFNQDLYVNIVGGLRIGEPAADLAVTLAIASSYRNQRIDPDVVCLGEVGLSGELRSVSQIDRRLSEAAKLGFRHAVVPAHTTLEPPPGLTITPVRSLTEAVELLTRKPNASQTETDQG, from the coding sequence ATGGCAAAAACACGTACTATCTTCGTCTGTCAACAATGTGGTGCTCAGCAGAGTCGCTGGATGGGCAGATGCCCAGAATGCGGTGCATGGGATAGTTTAGTTGAGCAATTGATCGCTCCTGCTCGCGCAACCGGTACCGGTCGCCCGACTGCTCTCGGCCAGAACCAACCCACGCGCCTACGCGATATTCCACTGGCCGATTTTCAACGATTACCTGTTTATGCTGAAGAGTTCGCCCGCGTCCTCGGTGGCGGGTTAGTTCCCGGTTCAGTCGTCTTGATCGGCGGTGATCCCGGTGTTGGAAAATCAACGTTACTCGGCCAAGTGGCCGCCCATTTTGCTGCCAGCGTTGGCCCGGCCCTGTACGTCAGCGCCGAAGAGTCGGCTCAACAGATTCGTATGCGTGCCGAACGACTTGGCCTTACCGCCGATGACCTCTTCATATTGGCCGAAACGTCACTCGATTTGATTATCGAGCACATCCGTACCCTGCGCCCACGTCTGGTGATCGTCGACTCGATCCAGACCGTTTACCTGCCAGAATTGACGAGCGCTGCCGGGAGTGTCTCGCAAGTCCGCGAAGGTGCGCTGCGCCTGATGCAACTGGCGAAAGAGACGGCAATTCCGATAGTGTTAGTCGGTCATGTTACCAAAGAAGGGGCAATTGCCGGCCCGCGCGTACTGGAGCATATTGTCGATGTAGTGCTCTACCTCGAAGGTGATCGATTTCACCAATTTCGTCTCTTGCGCGGCGTGAAGAATCGCTTCGGGAGCACCAACGAGGTTGGCGTGTTTGAAATGGCCGGTGATGGGTTGCGCGAAGTACGCAACCCATCACAAGTCTTTCTTGCCGAACGCAACACCCACAGTCCCGGCTCCACCGTCGCCGTGACCCTCGAAGGGACCCGCCCGTTGCTGGTTGAAGTGCAGGCCCTAACCTCTCATACAGCTAATGCCCAACCTCGCCGCACGACCAATGGCTTTGACCTGAACCGCTTGCTGATGCTGACCGCCGTGTTGATGAAGCGGGTTGGCTTACCGCTGTTTAATCAAGACCTGTACGTCAATATTGTCGGTGGACTACGGATCGGTGAACCGGCTGCCGATCTTGCCGTGACATTGGCAATTGCCTCGTCGTACCGCAATCAGCGCATCGACCCCGACGTGGTCTGTCTTGGTGAAGTTGGTCTATCGGGAGAATTGCGTAGCGTGAGCCAGATCGATCGTCGCCTCAGCGAAGCGGCGAAACTCGGCTTTCGCCACGCAGTGGTACCGGCCCATACGACGCTCGAACCCCCCCCCGGTTTGACAATCACGCCGGTGCGGTCGCTGACTGAAGCTGTTGAACTCCTCACCCGCAAACCTAACGCATCGCAGACTGAAACCGATCAAGGGTGA
- a CDS encoding O-antigen ligase family protein: protein MRTVALRLILLVALSALLIAALGVAVWVDNASLRGVAERSPITAPFPYSDGPALGVNVFNLHLEPDPVAVDRTFALARDLGARYARMQVPWDDIEIHSRGDFTDRRNAATIGVVSSWDKYDRIVAAAVAHNIELIMRVDRPPPWACAAACSTPEFQAGLAIDGNSMAPPDDLTDYARFLAILVERYRGQVRYFQIWNEPNLKNEWGWQTPKPADFLALLRLAYEAVKTANPDAVVLFPGLAPTDGLDPRAPMTELEYLDEIYRLGGAAYFDIMAAQNYGLGQPPSEHRYVFLRGRDNWRWDRPIDTRNDVSRVVLLREVMERHGDLATPVWVTEFGYNAAPDRIPSEHRFVWGPPVDELTKGAYLVAQIERARREWPWMGVMNVWMLRYGGYAEPHPDDPTPYFALVSRDWQPLPSYDILQDYVKSPAVAHVGVHRWDHPAVTTTPTGWQVRFAGTGIELRGGTPTAALLDGVPVALDGNALRGLPDAVHTLELRGGTPPTEFSVVRSLPWRPLADYGPLVLIVALAVTAALTMRTALHVLDHLLMRWQTLPAHWREWIIFLAQGLTLAVAYRASAQLPLTMLGLLPFIGLAIAYPALAVRWVAITVPLYFLPKGLFDARFGIRESGIYLPLHEVVLLIAALATVVRDRSHLLHLNPTILRSRATLIALTPALLVLIAGVWGVLIAEARGPALRELRWMIVEPLLFAALLWWHERQGRPTLMPTLIGWIAAGAVSALVAIAQAGGINLVPLFGSKIGYSEDLIATEGVIRATGFYGHPNNLGLAMGRVWPLAAALAWAVWQRQQRWLAMVLASCAILSLAALGVSFSRGAYLGAIVAGGVLLFFATPPRYRCLSLIAGGIVIVLAAGASLIIGIERLSLMTGSSTIRLATWRAALAMLVDHPLGIGLDQFLVVYPRYTDPALTNTNEIYTAHPHNLILDLLLRGGPLLLIGLGWATWCMIRTAARYPTLPLAVGITATMAGALAHGLVDAFYFWPDLAMSFWLLVMSSRIGLSSSALAQSSPAQT, encoded by the coding sequence ATGCGTACTGTTGCCCTCCGCCTTATCCTGCTTGTTGCGCTCAGCGCACTGCTCATCGCTGCGCTCGGTGTTGCCGTCTGGGTCGACAATGCCTCCTTGCGCGGTGTCGCCGAACGTTCGCCTATCACGGCCCCCTTCCCCTACAGCGATGGCCCGGCGCTGGGGGTGAACGTCTTTAACCTCCACCTGGAGCCTGACCCCGTCGCAGTTGACCGGACCTTCGCCCTTGCCCGCGATCTCGGCGCACGCTATGCTCGTATGCAGGTACCCTGGGATGACATCGAGATTCATAGCCGCGGTGATTTTACCGACCGCCGTAACGCTGCGACGATCGGTGTGGTGTCGAGTTGGGATAAGTACGACCGCATTGTCGCTGCTGCCGTTGCCCACAATATCGAGTTGATTATGCGTGTCGACCGGCCTCCCCCGTGGGCCTGCGCCGCTGCATGCTCGACCCCGGAGTTTCAGGCAGGTTTGGCAATCGATGGCAACTCGATGGCCCCACCCGATGATCTGACCGATTATGCTCGCTTTCTCGCCATCCTCGTTGAACGTTACCGCGGCCAAGTACGCTATTTTCAGATTTGGAATGAGCCGAATCTCAAGAATGAATGGGGTTGGCAAACACCCAAACCTGCCGATTTTCTCGCGCTGCTCCGCCTTGCTTACGAAGCGGTGAAGACGGCAAACCCCGATGCAGTCGTGCTCTTCCCCGGTCTAGCCCCCACCGACGGTCTCGATCCGCGGGCGCCAATGACCGAGTTGGAGTATCTCGATGAAATCTATCGGCTTGGCGGCGCTGCCTATTTCGATATTATGGCCGCCCAGAATTATGGCCTCGGCCAGCCCCCCTCTGAACATCGCTATGTCTTTTTGCGCGGACGCGACAATTGGCGCTGGGATCGCCCTATCGATACCCGCAACGATGTGAGCCGGGTGGTGCTGCTGCGCGAGGTGATGGAACGCCACGGCGATCTGGCGACACCGGTCTGGGTGACGGAGTTTGGTTATAACGCTGCGCCGGATCGGATTCCGTCTGAGCATCGCTTTGTCTGGGGACCGCCGGTTGATGAGCTGACAAAAGGTGCGTATCTGGTCGCTCAGATTGAGCGCGCCCGCCGCGAATGGCCGTGGATGGGGGTGATGAATGTCTGGATGTTGCGCTACGGCGGCTATGCCGAGCCGCATCCCGATGATCCTACCCCCTACTTTGCACTGGTGAGCCGCGATTGGCAGCCCTTGCCTTCGTATGACATCCTGCAAGATTATGTCAAATCACCGGCAGTCGCTCATGTTGGTGTGCATCGCTGGGATCATCCGGCAGTGACGACAACTCCCACCGGCTGGCAGGTGCGATTTGCCGGCACCGGCATCGAGTTGCGTGGCGGCACGCCTACTGCGGCGCTGCTCGATGGTGTGCCGGTCGCACTAGACGGCAATGCATTGCGCGGTTTGCCCGATGCGGTGCATACCCTCGAACTACGCGGCGGCACGCCGCCAACCGAGTTCTCCGTGGTGCGGAGCTTGCCATGGCGTCCGCTTGCCGATTACGGGCCGTTGGTGCTGATTGTGGCTTTAGCGGTGACCGCTGCGCTGACAATGCGCACGGCCCTGCACGTGCTCGATCATCTGCTGATGCGTTGGCAAACGCTCCCTGCCCATTGGCGCGAATGGATCATCTTTCTCGCCCAAGGTCTCACCCTCGCAGTGGCCTATCGTGCTTCGGCACAACTCCCGCTCACGATGCTTGGTCTCCTACCGTTTATCGGTTTAGCTATTGCCTATCCTGCACTTGCCGTGCGTTGGGTAGCTATCACGGTGCCACTCTACTTTTTGCCGAAAGGTCTGTTTGACGCTCGGTTTGGCATTCGCGAGAGCGGTATCTATCTGCCACTCCACGAAGTAGTCTTGCTCATTGCCGCTCTTGCGACGGTGGTGCGCGATCGTTCACATCTCCTGCACCTTAATCCTACCATCCTCCGCTCACGAGCCACCCTCATCGCACTCACACCTGCATTGCTCGTCTTGATCGCCGGCGTGTGGGGTGTGCTGATCGCCGAAGCGCGCGGCCCAGCCTTGCGCGAACTACGTTGGATGATCGTCGAACCGTTGCTGTTCGCGGCCTTGCTCTGGTGGCACGAGCGACAAGGCCGCCCCACGCTGATGCCAACGCTGATCGGTTGGATCGCCGCCGGCGCCGTCTCGGCCCTGGTAGCGATCGCTCAAGCCGGCGGGATCAATCTTGTACCGTTGTTCGGTAGCAAAATCGGGTATAGCGAAGACCTGATCGCCACCGAAGGTGTGATACGCGCCACCGGTTTCTACGGTCATCCCAACAACCTCGGTCTGGCGATGGGGCGGGTTTGGCCGTTGGCGGCAGCGTTGGCGTGGGCTGTATGGCAGCGGCAACAACGTTGGTTGGCAATGGTGTTGGCATCCTGTGCAATCCTTAGCCTCGCTGCTCTTGGCGTTTCATTTTCCCGTGGTGCATATCTTGGCGCAATCGTTGCCGGCGGGGTACTCCTCTTTTTCGCCACACCCCCGCGCTATCGTTGCCTGTCGCTGATCGCCGGTGGCATTGTCATCGTTCTCGCAGCCGGAGCTAGCCTTATCATCGGTATCGAACGGCTTAGTCTCATGACCGGCAGCAGCACCATTCGCCTCGCCACATGGCGCGCCGCATTGGCAATGTTGGTCGATCATCCGCTGGGGATAGGTCTCGATCAGTTTCTCGTTGTCTATCCTCGTTACACCGATCCGGCCCTGACGAATACCAACGAGATCTACACTGCCCATCCGCATAACCTGATACTCGATCTCCTCTTGCGCGGCGGCCCTCTTCTGCTCATCGGGTTAGGCTGGGCTACGTGGTGTATGATCCGTACCGCAGCTCGCTACCCCACTTTACCACTCGCCGTTGGGATTACCGCAACAATGGCCGGGGCACTCGCGCATGGATTAGTCGATGCGTTCTATTTCTGGCCCGATTTGGCGATGAGCTTCTGGCTCCTCGTAATGAGTAGCCGAATCGGGCTAAGTTCATCAGCGCTTGCTCAATCATCGCCGGCCCAAACATAA
- a CDS encoding methyltransferase domain-containing protein: MPDEQTIRTYDELARQQAAFQRHQRPESIYRLITAFFHHGRPTADIGSGSGRDVAWLEQHGYPTIGFEPSQGMINEARAAYAGINVQQAALPDLAGVKDGSFDNVLCVAVLMHLPAAELIGAAVNLARILRPGGRLIVSYRTPPPEGERAADGRLYTAIPPAHLTLLLESVGIRVLLVEEMPDQTRPGIRWVNVVGERGERDTARGLERIEAVLAHDRKTATYKLALLRALCAIARNSVNPVEWGADRVYVLLRAIAIQWLIFYWPIVTASEHIAQIRGEYSNTPKPITIAFRSAIAKLAKDAGGSSSLYNILRDLEENPHRYDSVLKLIAQTIRKGPVTHAGSINAPLFTYRPGNSETFGWVGVPTDIWLDICRFEHWIEDSIIVRWARLTDEINRTANPGRYLALLMASPQDERDTSEVRQALSNIHNLQCVWTGKPLRHNYAIDHMIPYAVWGNNDLWNLLPALPQVNLAKSDALPARSLLIKRKNVIIDYWQRYAQISEFQPRFAIQIRRALNCDPNRPDWPYLAFAGLEEIIERIATTRGLPRWSP, translated from the coding sequence ATGCCCGACGAACAAACCATTCGCACCTACGACGAACTGGCCCGCCAACAGGCCGCATTCCAGCGCCACCAGCGCCCGGAATCGATCTACCGCCTGATCACGGCATTCTTCCACCATGGCCGGCCCACCGCCGACATTGGCAGCGGCAGCGGGCGCGATGTGGCATGGCTCGAACAGCACGGCTACCCTACCATCGGCTTTGAACCATCGCAGGGCATGATCAACGAAGCCCGCGCCGCCTACGCCGGCATCAACGTCCAACAAGCCGCCCTCCCCGACCTCGCCGGCGTCAAAGATGGCAGCTTCGACAACGTGCTCTGCGTCGCCGTCCTTATGCACCTGCCGGCCGCCGAACTGATTGGGGCAGCGGTCAACCTCGCCCGCATCCTCCGCCCCGGCGGACGCCTGATTGTCTCGTATCGTACCCCACCGCCCGAAGGCGAACGCGCCGCCGATGGCCGGCTCTACACCGCCATCCCGCCTGCCCACCTCACCTTGCTGCTTGAATCGGTCGGCATACGAGTGTTGTTAGTAGAAGAGATGCCCGATCAGACCCGACCGGGCATTCGGTGGGTGAATGTGGTGGGGGAGAGAGGCGAACGCGATACCGCTCGTGGTCTCGAACGTATTGAGGCCGTTCTCGCCCATGATCGCAAGACGGCCACCTACAAGCTCGCTTTGCTGCGCGCTCTTTGCGCGATTGCCCGCAACTCGGTCAATCCGGTTGAATGGGGTGCTGATCGGGTTTACGTTCTCCTCCGTGCAATTGCGATCCAATGGCTTATCTTCTATTGGCCAATCGTGACCGCCTCCGAACACATTGCCCAGATTCGCGGTGAGTATTCGAACACGCCGAAACCAATCACCATCGCCTTTCGGTCAGCTATCGCTAAATTAGCAAAAGACGCCGGTGGCTCAAGTAGCCTCTACAATATCTTGCGCGATCTCGAAGAGAATCCGCACCGATACGATAGCGTGCTCAAGTTGATTGCTCAAACCATCCGCAAAGGCCCGGTGACTCATGCTGGCAGTATTAACGCTCCTCTTTTCACCTATCGCCCCGGCAATAGCGAAACTTTCGGCTGGGTAGGCGTTCCCACCGATATCTGGCTCGATATTTGCCGGTTTGAACACTGGATTGAAGATAGTATCATTGTGCGCTGGGCGCGGCTCACCGATGAAATCAATCGCACTGCTAACCCCGGACGTTACCTTGCTCTTTTGATGGCATCACCACAAGATGAACGTGATACATCTGAAGTGCGGCAAGCATTGAGCAACATCCACAACTTACAATGCGTCTGGACTGGCAAGCCGTTGCGACACAATTATGCCATCGATCATATGATTCCGTATGCCGTTTGGGGAAATAACGACCTGTGGAATCTGCTCCCTGCCCTCCCGCAAGTAAATCTGGCAAAGAGCGATGCGCTTCCAGCTCGCTCGCTCCTTATCAAACGAAAAAATGTGATTATCGATTACTGGCAACGCTACGCGCAGATCAGTGAGTTCCAGCCACGCTTCGCGATCCAGATTCGCCGCGCCTTAAACTGTGACCCCAATCGCCCAGATTGGCCGTATCTCGCTTTTGCCGGTCTCGAAGAAATCATCGAACGCATCGCCACTACTCGTGGCTTGCCAAGGTGGTCGCCGTAA
- a CDS encoding DUF4126 domain-containing protein, which translates to METIIALASSLGLATATGLNAYLPLLTVSVLSRLGLIQLSEPFDLLAHPITMIVLAVLAILDFIGDKVPAVDSVFHIIGLVISPIAGAIVALAAAQDVVAIHPAVVAIAAIIAAAGTQSARASIRPAVTAATGGTANSLLSFFEDALAFVLSLLAIFLPVIAFIITLILAFVAYRLIRGAVRIWREAKLNRNGIARPF; encoded by the coding sequence ATGGAGACGATAATTGCGCTTGCCAGCTCGCTTGGCCTCGCCACCGCCACCGGCCTCAACGCATACCTACCCCTTCTCACCGTCAGCGTACTTTCCCGCCTCGGTCTCATTCAGCTCAGCGAACCGTTCGATCTACTCGCCCACCCGATCACGATGATCGTCCTTGCCGTCCTTGCCATCCTCGACTTCATCGGCGACAAAGTACCGGCGGTTGACAGCGTCTTCCACATTATCGGGCTAGTGATCAGCCCTATCGCCGGCGCGATTGTCGCCCTCGCTGCCGCCCAAGATGTCGTCGCCATCCACCCGGCAGTCGTCGCCATCGCCGCGATCATTGCTGCCGCCGGCACCCAAAGTGCCCGCGCCAGCATCCGGCCCGCCGTCACCGCCGCCACCGGCGGCACCGCCAACTCACTCCTCAGTTTCTTTGAAGACGCTCTCGCGTTCGTACTCAGTCTTCTCGCTATCTTCCTGCCGGTCATAGCCTTCATTATCACACTCATCCTCGCCTTCGTCGCCTACCGACTCATCCGCGGCGCGGTCCGCATCTGGCGCGAAGCAAAGCTCAACCGCAACGGCATCGCACGTCCGTTCTAA